One part of the Gossypium raimondii isolate GPD5lz chromosome 1, ASM2569854v1, whole genome shotgun sequence genome encodes these proteins:
- the LOC105775304 gene encoding importin subunit alpha-2 isoform X1, whose translation MSLRPSTRTEARRNRYKVAVDAEEGRRRREDNMVEIRKSKREESLLKKRREGLQAQQFAASLHSSNVEKKLESLPSMVAGVWSDNGAAQLEATTQFRKLLSIERSPPIEEVIQSGVVPRFVEFLGREDFPQLQFEAAWALTNIASGTSDNTKVVIDLGAVPIFVKLLASPSDDVREQAVWALGNIAGDSPRCRDLVLSHGALMPLLAQLNEHAKLSMLRNATWTLSNFCRGKPQPPFEQVTPALPALERLVHSNDEEVLTDACWALSYLSDGTNDKIQAVIQAGVCPRLVELLLSNPSPSVLIPALRTVGNIVTGDDLQTQCIIDHGALACLMNLLTNNYKKSIKKEACWTISNITAGNKEQIQAVINAGLIGPLVNLLQNAEFDVKKEAAWAISNATSGGAHEQIKYMVSQGCIKPLCDLLACPDPRIIMVCLEGLENFLKVGEAEKATGAVEFNFCAQLIEDADGLEKIENLQTHDNSEIYEKAVKILETYWLEEDEETLPPADGTQQSFQFGENGLQVPSGGFNFS comes from the exons ATGTCGTTGAGACCGAGCACGAGAACCGAGGCCCGCCGCAACCGCTACAAGGTGGCGGTTGACGCCGAGGAAGGCCGTCGTAGAAGGGAAGACAACATGGTCGAGATCCGTAAAAGCAAGCGCGAAGAGAGTTTACTAAAGAAACGCCGCGAAGGCCTACAAGCTCAACAATTCGCTGCTTCTCTTCACTCCTCTAATGTCGAAAAGAAg CTGGAGAGTCTTCCTTCGATGGTTGCTGGCGTTTGGTCCGATAACGGTGCTGCACAGCTGGAGGCGACTACTCAGTTTCGAAAATTGCTTTCGATTG AGCGAAGTCCTCCAATTGAGGAAGTTATACAGTCAGGCGTCGTTCCCCGTTTTGTTGAGTTCCTTGGTAGGGAAGATTTTCCACAGCTTCAG TTTGAGGCTGCTTGGGCGCTTACGAATATTGCTTCTGGAACCTCAGACAATACAAAGGTAGTAATTGATCTTGGTGCTGTTCCGATTTTTGTAAAGCTTCTTGCTTCACCAAGTGATGATGTCCGCGAGCAG gctgtgtgggcattGGGGAATATTGCTGGTGATTCCCCTAGATGCCGTGATCTTGTTCTCAGTCATGGAGCTTTGATGCCTCTATTAGCACAGTTAAATGAACATGCTAAGCTGTCAATGCTGAGAAATGCGACTTGGACATTATCAAATTTCTGTAGGGGCAAGCCACAGCCTCCATTTGAGCAG GTGACACCAGCTCTACCTGCGCTTGAACGTCTTGTTCATTCAAATGATGAAGAAGTTCTGACTGATGCCTGTTGGGCTCTCTCATATCTGTCTGATGGTACAAATGACAAAATTCAAGCTGTGATTCAAGCAGGAGTTTGCCCACGCCTTGTCGAGCTCCTGCT CAGCAATCCATCTCCTTCAGTGCTCATTCCTGCTCTTCGTACTGTTGGAAATATTGTGACTGGAGATGATTTACAGACTCAG TGTATTATTGATCATGGTGCATTAGCATGCCTTATGAACCTATTGaccaataattataaaaagagtATAAAGAAGGAAGCATGCTGGACTATCTCAAACATTACAGCTGGAAACAAGGAACAGATTCAG gcTGTGATCAATGCTGGATTAATTGGGCCCCTGGTCAACCTACTTCAAAATGCTGAATTCGATGTAAAGAAAGAAGCGGCATGGGCAATTTCAAATGCTACTTCGGGTGGTGCCCATGAGCAAATCAA GTACATGGTCAGTCAAGGATGCATAAAACCACTGTGTGATCTTCTTGCATGCCCTGATCCAAGAATTATAATGGTCTGTCTAGAGGGGCTGGAGAACTTTTTGAAGGTTGGTGAAGCTGAGAAGGCCACGGGTGCTGTAGAATTTAACTTCTGTGCCCAACTGATAGAAGATGCTGATGGTTTAGAGAAGATTGAAAATCTACAGACTCATGATAATAGTGAGATATATGAGAAGGCAGTCAAGATTCTCGAGACTTACTGGCTGGAGGAGGATGAAGAGACGCTACCTCCTGCTGACGGTACTCAGCAAAGTTTTCAGTTTGGGGAGAATGGGCTTCAAGTTCCATCCGGTGGATTCAACTTCAGTTGA
- the LOC105775304 gene encoding importin subunit alpha-2 isoform X2 — protein MSLRPSTRTEARRNRYKVAVDAEEGRRRREDNMVEIRKSKREESLLKKRREGLQAQQFAASLHSSNVEKKLESLPSMVAGVWSDNGAAQLEATTQFRKLLSIERSPPIEEVIQSGVVPRFVEFLGREDFPQLQFEAAWALTNIASGTSDNTKVVIDLGAVPIFVKLLASPSDDVREQAVWALGNIAGDSPRCRDLVLSHGALMPLLAQLNEHAKLSMLRNATWTLSNFCRGKPQPPFEQVTPALPALERLVHSNDEEVLTDACWALSYLSDGTNDKIQAVIQAGVCPRLVELLLNPSPSVLIPALRTVGNIVTGDDLQTQCIIDHGALACLMNLLTNNYKKSIKKEACWTISNITAGNKEQIQAVINAGLIGPLVNLLQNAEFDVKKEAAWAISNATSGGAHEQIKYMVSQGCIKPLCDLLACPDPRIIMVCLEGLENFLKVGEAEKATGAVEFNFCAQLIEDADGLEKIENLQTHDNSEIYEKAVKILETYWLEEDEETLPPADGTQQSFQFGENGLQVPSGGFNFS, from the exons ATGTCGTTGAGACCGAGCACGAGAACCGAGGCCCGCCGCAACCGCTACAAGGTGGCGGTTGACGCCGAGGAAGGCCGTCGTAGAAGGGAAGACAACATGGTCGAGATCCGTAAAAGCAAGCGCGAAGAGAGTTTACTAAAGAAACGCCGCGAAGGCCTACAAGCTCAACAATTCGCTGCTTCTCTTCACTCCTCTAATGTCGAAAAGAAg CTGGAGAGTCTTCCTTCGATGGTTGCTGGCGTTTGGTCCGATAACGGTGCTGCACAGCTGGAGGCGACTACTCAGTTTCGAAAATTGCTTTCGATTG AGCGAAGTCCTCCAATTGAGGAAGTTATACAGTCAGGCGTCGTTCCCCGTTTTGTTGAGTTCCTTGGTAGGGAAGATTTTCCACAGCTTCAG TTTGAGGCTGCTTGGGCGCTTACGAATATTGCTTCTGGAACCTCAGACAATACAAAGGTAGTAATTGATCTTGGTGCTGTTCCGATTTTTGTAAAGCTTCTTGCTTCACCAAGTGATGATGTCCGCGAGCAG gctgtgtgggcattGGGGAATATTGCTGGTGATTCCCCTAGATGCCGTGATCTTGTTCTCAGTCATGGAGCTTTGATGCCTCTATTAGCACAGTTAAATGAACATGCTAAGCTGTCAATGCTGAGAAATGCGACTTGGACATTATCAAATTTCTGTAGGGGCAAGCCACAGCCTCCATTTGAGCAG GTGACACCAGCTCTACCTGCGCTTGAACGTCTTGTTCATTCAAATGATGAAGAAGTTCTGACTGATGCCTGTTGGGCTCTCTCATATCTGTCTGATGGTACAAATGACAAAATTCAAGCTGTGATTCAAGCAGGAGTTTGCCCACGCCTTGTCGAGCTCCTGCT CAATCCATCTCCTTCAGTGCTCATTCCTGCTCTTCGTACTGTTGGAAATATTGTGACTGGAGATGATTTACAGACTCAG TGTATTATTGATCATGGTGCATTAGCATGCCTTATGAACCTATTGaccaataattataaaaagagtATAAAGAAGGAAGCATGCTGGACTATCTCAAACATTACAGCTGGAAACAAGGAACAGATTCAG gcTGTGATCAATGCTGGATTAATTGGGCCCCTGGTCAACCTACTTCAAAATGCTGAATTCGATGTAAAGAAAGAAGCGGCATGGGCAATTTCAAATGCTACTTCGGGTGGTGCCCATGAGCAAATCAA GTACATGGTCAGTCAAGGATGCATAAAACCACTGTGTGATCTTCTTGCATGCCCTGATCCAAGAATTATAATGGTCTGTCTAGAGGGGCTGGAGAACTTTTTGAAGGTTGGTGAAGCTGAGAAGGCCACGGGTGCTGTAGAATTTAACTTCTGTGCCCAACTGATAGAAGATGCTGATGGTTTAGAGAAGATTGAAAATCTACAGACTCATGATAATAGTGAGATATATGAGAAGGCAGTCAAGATTCTCGAGACTTACTGGCTGGAGGAGGATGAAGAGACGCTACCTCCTGCTGACGGTACTCAGCAAAGTTTTCAGTTTGGGGAGAATGGGCTTCAAGTTCCATCCGGTGGATTCAACTTCAGTTGA